In a single window of the Panthera uncia isolate 11264 chromosome B2 unlocalized genomic scaffold, Puncia_PCG_1.0 HiC_scaffold_25, whole genome shotgun sequence genome:
- the GCNT2 gene encoding N-acetyllactosaminide beta-1,6-N-acetylglucosaminyl-transferase, producing the protein MNFWRYCCFAFILLCVVILVILYSSQLNVPKSFGKVNSSSPRYSPVQACDDALGAKSAFLWGKTLPSPLGSVPCKDYLIQNHYITRPLSEEEVAFPLAYVMVIHKDFDTFERLFRAIYMPQNVYCVHVDEKAPAEFKESVWRLLSCFQNAFVASKIEPVVYAGISRLQADLNCLKDLAASKVPWRYAINTCGQDFPLKTNKEIVRYLKGFKGKNITPGVLPPDHAIKRTKYVHQEHIGKDGSFVKNTNILKTSPPHQLTIYFGTAYVALTREFVNFVFHDKRAIDLLHWSKDTYSPDEHFWVTLNRIPGVPGSMPNASWTGNLRAIKWMDMEDKHGGCHGRYVHGICIYGNGDLKWLINSPSLFANKFELTTYPLTVECLELRLRERTLNQSETVIQPSWYF; encoded by the exons atGAACTTTTGGAGGTATTGCTGTTTTGCTTTCATCCTGCTCTGTGTGGTTATTTTGGTGATCCTCTATAGTAGCCAGTTAAACGTGCCAAAGAGTTTCGGGAAGGTGAACAGTTCCAGTCCAAGGTATTCTCCAGTGCAAGCCTGTGATGACGCCTTAGGAGCTAAGTCAGCTTTTCTGTGGGGGAAGACCTTACCATCCCCTTTGGGAAGCGTCCCTTGTAAGGACTACCTGATCCAGAATCACTACATCACAAGACCCCTGTCGGAAGAAGAAGTCGCTTTCCCTTTGGCTTATGTCATGGTCATCCATAAGGACTTTGACACTTTTGAAAGGCTCTTCAGGGCTATCTATATGCCCCAAAACGTCTACTGTGTTCATGTGGATGAGAAAGCCCCGGCTGAGTTTAAGGAATCTGTATGGCGGTTACTGAGTTGCTTCCAAAACGCTTTTGTCGCGTCAAAGATAGAACCTGTGGTCTACGCAGGcatttccaggctccaggctgacctGAACTGCCTAAAAGATCTTGCGGCCTCCAAGGTCCCATGGAGGTACGCCATCAACACGTGTGGGCAAGATTTCCCCCTGAAAACCAACAAGGAGATAGTCCGGTATCTGAAAGgatttaaagggaaaaacattACCCCGGGGGTACTGCCTCCGGATCACGCAATTAAACGGACTAAGTATGTCCACCAGGAGCACATAGGCAAGGATGGctcttttgtgaaaaatactaatattttgaaAACCTCGCCTCCACATCAGCTGACCATCTACTTTGGCACTGCCTATGTGGCCCTTACGAGAGAGTTTGTCAACTTTGTCTTCCATGACAAAAGGGCCATTGATCTACTACACTGGTCAAAAGATACTTACAGCCCCGACGAACATTTCTGGGTGACACTTAACAGGATTCCAG GTGTCCCGGGCTCCATGCCAAATGCGTCGTGGACCGGTAACCTCAGGGCTATAAAGTGGATGGACATGGAAGATAAACACGGAGGCTGCCATG GCCGCTACGTACACGGCATTTGTATCTATGGAAACGGGGACTTGAAGTGGTTGATCAATTCGCCCAGCCTCTTTGCTAACAAGTTTGAGCTGACTACGTACCCCCTCACTGTGGAATGCCTGGAACTGAGGCTTCGAGAAAGAACCCTGAATCAGAGCGAAACCGTGATCCAGCCCAGCTGGTACTTCTGA